From Ruminococcus sp. HUN007, a single genomic window includes:
- a CDS encoding family 16 glycosylhydrolase: MKRNRILAFALCSALMTGLVSGCGSTGEVKDQQGSESNGTSQNSTAESTEIPEIEGYSLLWNDEFNGDKLDTTCWQYDPHEPGWTNSELQEYTTSEENVFTKDGLLHLKAIKTKDEKGKDYYTSGKIKGQNLKDFMYGKVVVRAKVPEGQGLWPAIWMMPTDEEHYGQWPKCGEIDIMETLGHEPEKAYGTLHYGEPHGEQQGTYVLENGETFASDFHEFSVEWEPGEFRWYIDGNLYHTVNDWFTAVDGEDDKPYPAPFDQTFFVQLNLAVGGTWPGNPDATTNFDNAEFLVDYVRVYQKPEYDTNVTKPLPEYRMPLEDGNYIYNGDFSEEESLDDEENWRFLLFNDGVGTAEIKDGELRVYPEKKGTEEYSVQIVQAGLPMYKGSKYKLTFEARSDEKRVMKVCISAPTSGWVRYLDDTPVHTTDEWQTFEFDIEMLRKTDPNGRLEFNMGRFSPVKNVQIRNVRLEMTEASDEAKEIMAKMKGEDTASDEAAVTETAEAEVTEAQAEDAADTTEAQTEEVTEAAETEAAE; this comes from the coding sequence ATGAAAAGAAACAGAATACTTGCTTTTGCACTGTGCAGCGCACTTATGACCGGTCTTGTTTCAGGATGCGGCAGCACAGGTGAGGTAAAAGACCAGCAGGGTTCGGAAAGTAACGGAACTTCACAGAACAGCACTGCTGAAAGTACGGAAATACCTGAAATCGAAGGATATTCACTTCTCTGGAACGATGAATTCAACGGTGACAAGCTTGATACGACATGCTGGCAGTACGATCCGCATGAACCGGGCTGGACTAATTCAGAGCTTCAGGAGTATACAACATCTGAAGAAAACGTATTTACAAAAGACGGTCTTCTTCATCTTAAGGCAATAAAGACAAAGGATGAGAAGGGAAAAGACTACTATACATCCGGTAAGATCAAGGGCCAGAACCTTAAGGATTTCATGTACGGCAAGGTAGTAGTAAGAGCTAAAGTACCGGAAGGACAGGGCTTATGGCCTGCTATCTGGATGATGCCGACAGACGAGGAACACTACGGCCAGTGGCCTAAGTGCGGCGAGATCGACATTATGGAAACTCTCGGACATGAACCTGAAAAGGCTTACGGCACACTTCATTACGGTGAACCGCACGGTGAACAGCAGGGAACATACGTACTCGAAAACGGAGAGACATTTGCATCTGACTTCCACGAGTTCTCGGTTGAATGGGAACCGGGCGAATTCCGCTGGTATATTGACGGCAATCTCTATCACACTGTAAACGACTGGTTCACGGCTGTTGACGGTGAAGATGACAAGCCGTATCCGGCACCGTTCGACCAGACATTCTTCGTACAGCTCAATCTTGCTGTAGGCGGTACATGGCCGGGCAACCCTGATGCAACAACAAACTTTGACAATGCTGAATTCCTGGTTGATTACGTTCGTGTATATCAGAAACCTGAATACGATACAAACGTTACAAAGCCTCTTCCTGAATACAGAATGCCTCTTGAAGACGGCAACTATATCTACAACGGTGATTTCTCCGAGGAAGAATCACTTGATGACGAAGAAAACTGGAGATTCCTCCTTTTCAACGACGGCGTTGGTACAGCTGAAATAAAAGACGGCGAGCTCCGCGTATATCCTGAAAAGAAGGGCACTGAAGAATATTCAGTACAGATCGTTCAGGCCGGACTTCCGATGTACAAGGGTTCAAAGTACAAGCTTACCTTTGAAGCACGTTCAGATGAAAAACGTGTTATGAAGGTTTGTATCTCAGCACCGACAAGCGGCTGGGTACGTTATCTGGATGATACTCCTGTACATACAACAGATGAATGGCAGACTTTCGAGTTTGACATAGAAATGCTGAGAAAGACCGATCCTAACGGTCGTCTCGAATTCAACATGGGCAGATTCAGTCCTGTAAAGAACGTTCAGATAAGAAACGTTCGCCTTGAAATGACAGAAGCATCTGACGAAGCCAAGGAGATCATGGCAAAAATGAAAGGCGAGGACACAGCCTCAGACGAAGCTGCAGTAACTGAGACAGCTGAAGCAGAAGTTACAGAAGCACAGGCTGAAGACGCTGCAGATACAACAGAAGCTCAGACTGAAGAAGTTACAGAAGCTGCCGAAACAGAAGCAGCAGAATAA